A stretch of DNA from Patescibacteria group bacterium:
TTAGACAAATTCCAATCCCCCCCACAACTTATCCACAACTATGACAAAAGCGACAGCTAAAGGCTTATAACTATGACAAACACCCATCTACACCCTATAGTATGTCAAACTAGGATAGCAGTATACTATAGGGTTTGCTAAGGCTAGTTAATGTTTTTTAGACTAAGGAGATAAAAAGAAGTATTCCCGCAAAAATTGTCAGGTACTCCAGCACCTGCTTGGTTCTAAAAGTATTTTTTTCTAGAGAATACAACGAGCTCACCAGTGTGTAAAAACCAGCGTTCACTACAAGCGATCTAAACAAGTCCTCCAAAGGAAAAAAAGCCAAAGCGTAAAAGAGCTGGGAGCAAAATAGGGCAACCACAATTGCCAGTCCCCTCCCCAACCCCAATTCCCCCTGGCTCCAAAAATAAGCCCGCCCCATAAAATAACAAACAAAAAATGTAATTGGCGTGGCGACTAACAGCAAGATAGGAATCTTGTAGATTAAAGCGACAATTAAAAACAAGGTGAATTGCACAATTAAAAAGGCAAAGGTCGATGCCGGTCGCAAAAGCGGGATTTCTATTTCTTTTTCTTCGGAAACCAAAAAAACATTTAGCGACAAAAGCGTAAAGTAGTAGATAATTGTGGCAATAACGCAAAATAAAGCGTTAAATAGCAAACTTAAGCTTTGAAAGAAATAGGAGACAAAAAACAGTGCTAGACTTAAAAAGAAAGGGATGATTAAAGAAATTAAAAAAGACTTATTTTTTCGGGCAAACCCCAACGCCAAAACTGTCACCAAAAAAGATCCCGTAAAGCCGATTAAGGCGGCTTGAAGCCTAAAACCCGCGGGAAGCAAAAAACAATAGGCCAAAAAAGCCAAGGTGATGGCAGAGGCAAGAATAAACCGCGGTCTTTTTTGAGATAATTTAAGCATAGCTTGTATAGCGATGAATTTTAACTAAATGAGTTATTGCCATGGCAAGACCATCAGCTGCGTCGTCTTGTTTAATTTTTTCTGTGAGATTAAGATATTTCGGAACCGCGAGTTGCATCTCCTTTTTTTTGGCGCGCCCGTAACCGGTCAAGACCAATTTTGCCTGCAAGGCGGTGTACTCAAAAAGTGGAATATTGCGTGTCTCGGCGGCAAGCATGATGACTCCCCTAGCCTGCCCCACGCTTAACGCCGTCTTGACATTGGTGTTAAAAAAAATCCGCTCAATGACAATTTCCTTAGGTTTATGCTTATCCAACAGCTTGCCAATTTCCTGATATAAAGTCAAAAGACGACCCGACATTACCGTATTTGCCGGCGTCGAGATACAACCATAGGAAACAACCTTGAGAGGTTTGTTTTTTACAAAGCCGATTATGCCGTAACCAGTGATGGCGGTTCCGGGGTCAATACCAATTATAATCATTCTTCTAAATTGTAAAACACATCCTGCACATCGTCGTTATCTTCCAACTCTTCCACCAATTCCAAAATTTTGGCTTTGACATTGTCCGCAACGGGAATTCTGAATCGAGGATTTTGCGGATCGTTGCCAAAAATATAAGAGGCGCACCCGGGCTCGCCCAAGGATCCCCCAAACTTATTCAGTGTTTGCCGTACTTCAGCAAGAGTTCTGTTTTTATTGTCGGTGACCACATCAATCATCAAAGCCACCCCTTCGGGTCCGTAGCCTTCATAACGCAACTCGTACATTTCTCCACCATCTCCTGCTACCCCTAAAGCGCGGTTGATAGCGCGGTCAATGTTTTCTTTGGGCATATTAGCCCCACGAGCTTTTTCTATTGCCAACCGTAAATTGGGGTTGGAATTGGGATCGCCCCCACCCTTTTTTACCGCGACAATAACCAACCGCGAGATTTTAGTAAACTCTTTGGCTCGTTTGGCATCGGTAGAGTCTTTGGCTCTTTTAATGTTGTGAGAATGTGAATGTCCTGACATATTTTTTGGGGGAGACACCCCAAAACAATTCCTTGCCTTTAGGGGTGTCTCCCCGAAATCCCTATGTAGCTTTTTTCTCCAGTACCCCAATTCTTACTTCGTGATTCTCTAATTGCTCTTCGTGACCATAAATTCTGGAGGAATGAAAAGTATGCTCCTCGTCAAATTTTTTAAACGCACCAACTAACCAATCTAGAGTATCGTATATTTTTCTTATATCCTCCCTAAACGGAGACAGTTTCTGCTCTAGTTTACTATCTAACTTAGTTTCTAAAGTTGCATCAAAATATTCTTTTGTGAGAATTTCTGTTTTCTTAGGCATGGATTTATTGTAGGAGTTAAATTGGATAAATTCAACAAGTAAAAATGTAAGTCTGACATTGACCTATAGTGACGAAAAGTGTTATAATACAGTAACTCGTGCGCGACCGTCGCGCAACCCCGCCCACGCAGGCGGGTCAAACCCCCTACCTCACAATTCTTCCCTGCCTGTGGCAGGGAGAAAGGAAAACCTCATGAAGAAGGTTAAGGTTTTTGTTGTGCTAGCGGTCGTCCTGGCCGCCCTTCCGTTGTTCGTCGTCGTCCCCCACCCTGCCGAGGCGCAGGTGACCTGCCCTGCAGGAACCTATTATCAGGTAGACCCTGGATCGCCCCAGGGGTTCTACTGTGTGGTGGGGGAACCCCCCGCCATCAACCTCTGCGCAAGAATGGGAATGGGTTCCGTCGTACGGCAACGGGTACGACCCCAAAAAGCTCCCCCTCCTGGGTCTTTTCGACAAGATGGTCGGAGATCCAATTGGGGCACTCTCCCGGATCCAACCGGGTCAACCAATCGAAGAGTGGCCTCAATACCAAAAAGATGCTATCGGCGGTGCAATCGCCGACACAGTGACCATCGGAATTTTCAGTTGGGTGGACTGGCTCTCGGGTCTTCTCGCAGAAGACTCAGACTCACCGCCCACCTCAGCTCCAGCTCCTCCGGATCCGGAACCGACTGTCGCTCCTTCCGTCTCTTCCACGACCGCAGGAAGCCCCTGCGGGTATCAGTGGAAGAGGAGAGGGGACCTAGTCTGCTCCGCCTGGTGCTTAGCACTAGACGGACAACGAACATGGGCGTTGGACGAAGGGGGATTCGCGAAGTGCGCTAACTAGCTTTTCGTCCCATCCCCCTCTCACCCGCGCGGATTTAGAGAACTCTTTCGAGAGAACCCTAGATCCGCGCGCTGTACTTTTGATTGGTTGCTTAATGAGTGTAGCGAATTTAGCAACCATCAATCCTCCGAAGCCTTGGCGTAGGAGGATAAATTACCCCCTTGACAATCTCGTTCAAGAATTTAAACTCGTAGACTAATGGAAAACCTAACCCTCCTGCAACTTACCCAAAGCGCCATAAAATGCGCCATTAACCAAAAATGGCCCGAGGCAAAACAATTCAACGAGCAAATTTTAAAAGCCTTTCCCAAAAATGTTGACGCCTTAAATCGCCTTGGAACCACCTACATTAACCTTGCGGATTCTGCCAAAGCCAAAAGTTGTTTTTCTAAAGCTCTAAAAATTGATCCTCTTAACACCATTGCCACCAAAAACCTTAAAATCTTAAAGTCAAAAAAAGCTACTCATTCAGTTGTTGTTCCAGAAAAATATAACTTAAAGGGCGCAATAAAGGAGCCGGATAAAAATAACCGACAAAAAACCAAGCCTTACATCAGGCACGCTACCTTAGAAGAATACGAGCTCTCCATTCCCGACACGGACTTTGACGACTCTGACACCGAAGGATTATCTTAAGTCGTCGTCCTGCACCACACGAGCAGATTTTTCTTTCTCCTCTTTTTCAGCAGTTTCCTTTTTGGCAGTCGCTTTCTTTTTTTCTTCTTTCTCCTCTTTTACTTTCTCTTCTGCCTCTACTTTAACCTCTTTAGCTGGTTCTTCTTTTACCACAACCTTTTGTGGAACCGCTTCTTCTCTTCTTTCGTCATGAACCTCGCGACCTGCGACTGTTTCCATGCTAGCGTAAGGAGATTGGGGGTTTTCCTCGGGCAACAAGACTGTGGCTTCGTCTCCTTCTTGAGCCTGCCATCTCTCCACCGCCTCTGGGTACAATTTGTAGGAACCGCTGGAAGTAACAATGACCCATTTGCCTTCTTTCTTGGCAATGACTCCAGTTTCTTTTTTTCTTTTAACCCTTTTGTATTGCAAAAAGTAGGCCTTGCCTCGCGGATCTAATCTATCTAGCTTTAAGGTATCTCCCACAACAAGACCTGCTTTTACAATATAAATAGGAGCTACATCGTAGACCTTACCGTCAGTGCAGGTCGCTTTTAGACCATCAAAAATACCCGTCATTAAAGGTCTATCCGAAACTCGCGACTCCTCCCTTTTGCCATGAGAAAACTCCCGAGAAGAACCTCCCATAATTTCCATTGCCAAATTAAGTGAGGACACAGCCGCAGAAAGAGAACTTTTTACCAGTTGAGTTTGTCTGTCATCCATAATTACTCACCTCCTTAAATTTAGAAAATTGGGGTACTACCCCGTAGGGGTAGTACCCCCTCGAATTTTGTATTCTCCTTCTATCTTGTTATCTATTGATTCCGTATCTTGTTCTATTTTGGTTTCTGTTTTCCCTCTCTGTTCCTCCGCGATTGCCATGCCTAAATCAAACGGTCGCTCCACCCACTTGCGAATTCTATCTTCTACATCAGCCAACGGTCGAGAATACTTTTGACGGCTTAAATTAAGAATTTTTTCGGTGTTGTTGGTCCATTCTTCTTTTGTGGGAGGAGGAATAGAAACACCCGAAAACGGCGCGCTGGTCATACCATCAATAATTAATTTAATGTAAAAATGGTGCGCCTCCAAATTTATTAAATCGTTTTCGGTAAAAACCGGGGCGAACTCGGGTTCCAATATTTTGGCGTCCTGTGCGCCTAAGGTTAAAGCGATGATTGATCCCACATTGCCAAAAATTGCCATTTGCATTTCTTCGGGAATTTGCGCCGTGTATTGGTGGGTCAGATGGAGAGCCAATCGGTATTTTCGCGCTTCGGACAAAATACCCGCAAACGATTCGGAGGCAAAATTTTGAAATTCGTCAACATACAAATAAAACGGCGTTCTGTTTTCCCAGGGCACATCCACCCTCTGCATCACGGTAAAAAAGAGCCGAGCTACGAGTAACGATCCTAGCAAGTTGCTGTTATCCTCCCCGATTCTTCCTTTTGCCAAATTAACGAGTAAGATTTTTTTGTTATCCATAATATCCGTCAAGTCAATGGTTGATGTTCTCTGCCCCAATAAATTTCTAATAGTTGAAGATGATAAAAACCTCCCCACTTTATTTTGAATTGGAGACAAAGCTTCGGATGATAACGATTGGTTGCCCTTCATAGCCTTAAATTCCTTTTCCCAAAAGTCAATGATTACTGGGTCGTTGATGCGATGTGTAATGTACTTGCGGTAGTTATCATCCGCCAAAACACGAGTAAGCCCCAGCATTGTTGTTCCTGGAACTTCAAGCAATGTCAAAATAGCATTATTGAGCAGGTATTCCAATCGAGGACCCCACGATATTTGCCCAAAGT
This window harbors:
- the ruvC gene encoding crossover junction endodeoxyribonuclease RuvC, whose translation is MIIIGIDPGTAITGYGIIGFVKNKPLKVVSYGCISTPANTVMSGRLLTLYQEIGKLLDKHKPKEIVIERIFFNTNVKTALSVGQARGVIMLAAETRNIPLFEYTALQAKLVLTGYGRAKKKEMQLAVPKYLNLTEKIKQDDAADGLAMAITHLVKIHRYTSYA
- a CDS encoding tetratricopeptide repeat protein, whose protein sequence is MENLTLLQLTQSAIKCAINQKWPEAKQFNEQILKAFPKNVDALNRLGTTYINLADSAKAKSCFSKALKIDPLNTIATKNLKILKSKKATHSVVVPEKYNLKGAIKEPDKNNRQKTKPYIRHATLEEYELSIPDTDFDDSDTEGLS
- a CDS encoding YebC/PmpR family DNA-binding transcriptional regulator codes for the protein MSGHSHSHNIKRAKDSTDAKRAKEFTKISRLVIVAVKKGGGDPNSNPNLRLAIEKARGANMPKENIDRAINRALGVAGDGGEMYELRYEGYGPEGVALMIDVVTDNKNRTLAEVRQTLNKFGGSLGEPGCASYIFGNDPQNPRFRIPVADNVKAKILELVEELEDNDDVQDVFYNLEE